DNA sequence from the Vibrio ishigakensis genome:
TCTTGTCCTCTTGAGTAGCACTGACGACCTCGCAGTAGTTTCTTACCTCCGCACCACGCTCTTGGGCGTGCATAGCATTGAGAGTGACTAGCCTTGCATCATCCACCCAGCAATCTGAGTACTCAAAGGCAACCTTAAACTCATCAAACAAAATGCCGTCTTGACTAAGGGATACCTTCTTTGAAGCCGGCAGAGTATTGCGAGTGCTTAGATAGTCATACAGATACATGCCAGCGCGTATCATCCAAGCAGGACGTAGATAGGGTCTGTGAGGCAGACGAAACCGCATTGGCCATGCGATATGAGGGGCTTTTTTTAGGATTACTTCGCGCTCGGCGAGTGCTTCGGAGACTAAGCGGAATTCATAGTGTTCAAGGTAGCGTAGGCCGCCATGAATAAGTTTAGAGCTTGCCGATGAGGTGGCAGAGGCAAAGTCAGAGGCTTCAAACAAGGCTGTGGAAAGTCCTCGTTCTGTGGCATCTGCTGCAATACCGACACCGTTGATACCACCGCCTACCACGATAATATCGAGGATTGGATCCGTGCTCATATCCTTGCTACTTGCCATACTCACCTCTCCATGGAAACGTTTACATGTAAACAGTTAACTAAACAGATTATAGGTTTCGTACGGAATTAATGAGAGCTATGAGCGATTTTGTACAAGAAAATCGTTTAATTTTTAGAAGGTGGGATCTAGGCTGAATTTCACAAGCAAACCCAGCCTTTACCCAAAGTAATTGGAGATGCAGGTAGGCGGCCAATGAGCCAAGCGCCTGAGCATAGATATACTATGTGATGGTGTTGGCGAGTGCCAGCCAACACCCCTGCATCTTCAAGTACGACGGGTAAACGTTAGTTGCTGTTTACGTACTCTTTGAAGCGAGCCTTGGTCTCAGCGTCAGCCTTGCTGTACCAGAAGTGAAGCATCTCTTCAGCTGTATTAGCATCTACGCTTTTAGCTGCTGGGCTGGTCTCTTGTAGCGCAGGCTGAGTAACACCCGAGGTGTTTTGCTGTGCCTGTTGAGCGGCGGCGATAGTCGCTGCAGTACCAGTCAGGGCCACAGCTGCAACACCGCCATTAGCGTTGTAAGTGATCAGCTCTTGCGGGTAGTCACGACCAATCTGCATACCATTGTGGATCAGCTTGTCTTGCTCGAACGCTACTGGTTGGTCAAGGCTGTCTAGCAGCTGCCAGTTAGCTTCTTTGTCGAACTTCAGCTCAGCTTCACGTAGGTTACGATATTTAGGGAATTCAAACTTCAGCTGTTCCTCTTCAGCGTTGAATTTCGCCACGATTACTTGAGAGTTGAACTCGTCACGGTCTTTACCATTTTTGTAGGTTGGTACATAACGGAAAACAATCTGGTTTTCGCCGTCAGGCATGGTGACTTTTTTGTCTGAAGAGAAGAAACCGCCTTCTACCTCTGGCTTCTCTCCATTAACCAAGATTAGGTCTACTTGATCGGTTAAATCTAATGTAACAGCTGCAAAAGTTGGGGCAGCTAAAGTTAGGGCTAGTCCGCTTAGCAAAACTTTTTTATACATAGTTTTTCTCTACTCTTATGTTTTTAATTGTTCGTCTTAGTTAGTGACGAAAGTTCCTTACCGAGAGCCTTGAGTTCCGGCAACATGCGGTGAATTAAATCCAGTTGTTG
Encoded proteins:
- a CDS encoding DUF2057 family protein produces the protein MYKKVLLSGLALTLAAPTFAAVTLDLTDQVDLILVNGEKPEVEGGFFSSDKKVTMPDGENQIVFRYVPTYKNGKDRDEFNSQVIVAKFNAEEEQLKFEFPKYRNLREAELKFDKEANWQLLDSLDQPVAFEQDKLIHNGMQIGRDYPQELITYNANGGVAAVALTGTAATIAAAQQAQQNTSGVTQPALQETSPAAKSVDANTAEEMLHFWYSKADAETKARFKEYVNSN